From Ovis canadensis isolate MfBH-ARS-UI-01 breed Bighorn chromosome 10, ARS-UI_OviCan_v2, whole genome shotgun sequence, a single genomic window includes:
- the HSPH1 gene encoding heat shock protein 105 kDa isoform X2: protein MSVVGLDVGSQSCYIAVARAGGIETIANEFSDRCTPSVISFGSKNRTIGVAAKNQQITHANNTVSNFKRFHGRAFNDPFIQKEKENLSYDLVPMKNGGVGIKVMYMDEEHLFSVEQITAMLLTKLKETAENNLKKPVTDCVISVPSFFTDAERRSVLDAAQIVGLNCLRLMNDMTAVALNYGIYKQDLPSLDEKPRIVVFVDMGHSAFQVSACAFNKGKLKVLGTAFDPFLGGKNFDAKLVEHFCAEFKTKYKLDAKSKIRALLRLYQECEKLKKLMSSNSTDLPLNIECFMNDKDVSGKMNRAQFEELCADLLQKIEVPLYLLMEQTQLKVEDVSAVEIVGGTTRIPAVKEKIAKFFGKDVSTTLNADEAVARGCALQCAILSPAFKVREFSVTDAVPFPISLVWSHDSEDAEGVHEVFSRNHAAPFSKVLTFLRSGPFELEALYSDPQGVPYPEAKIGRFIVQNVSAQKDGEKSRVKVKVRVNTHGIFTISTASMVEKVPAEENEVSSLEADMDCQNQRPPENPDAEANEKKVDQPPEAKKPKIKVVNVELPIEANLVWQLGKDLLNMYIETEGKMIMQDKLEKERNDAKNAVEEYVYEFRDKLCGPYEKFICEQDHQKFLRLLTETENWLYEEGEDQAKQAYVDKLEELTKIGTPIKVRFQEAEERPKIFEELGQRLQHYAKIAADFRNNDEKYNHIDESEMKKVEKSVNEVMEWMNNVMNAQAKKSLDQDPVVRAQEIRAKIKELNNTCEPVVTQPKPKIESPKLERTPNGPSTDKKEEDLDGKNNFSAEPPHQNGECYPNEKSSINMDLD, encoded by the exons ATGTCGGTGGTGGGGCTGGACGTGGGCTCGCAGAGCTGCTATATCGCGGTGGCCCGGGCAGGGGGCATCGAGACCATCGCCAACGAGTTCAGCGACCGGTGCACCCC atcagtcatatcatttggaTCAAAAAACAGAACGATTGGAGTTGCAGCCAAAAATCAG caaatcACTCACGCAAACAATACAGTGTCTAATTTTAAGAGGTTTCATGGCCGAGCATTCAATGACCCTTTCAttcaaaaggagaaggaaaacttAAGTTATGATCTGGTTCCAATGAAGAATGGTGGAGTTGGAATAAAG GTGATGTACATGGATGAAGAACATCTGTTCAGTGTGGAGCAGATCACAGCCATGCTGTTGACTAAGTTAAAAGAAACTGCTGAAAACAACCTCAAGAAGCCAGTAACAGATTGTGTTATTTCA GTCCCTTCTTTCTTCACAGATGCTGAGAGGCGATCTGTCTTAGATGCTGCACAGATTGTTGGCTTAAACTGCTTAAGACTCATGAATGACATGACAGCTG TTGCTTTGAATTATGGGATTTATAAGCAGGATCTCCCAAGCCTGGATGAGAAGCCTCGAATAGTGGTTTTTGTTGATATGGGGCATTCAGCTTTTCAAGTCTCTGCCTGTGCCTTTAACAAGGGAAAATTGAAG GTACTGGGAACAGCTTTTGATCCTTTCTTAGgaggaaaaaactttgatgcaaAGTTAGTGGAACATTTTTGTGCAGAATTTAAAACTAAGTACAAGTTGGATGCAAAATCCAAAATTCGAGCACTCCTTCGTCTGTATCAGGAgtgtgaaaaattgaaaaagctGATGAGCTCTAATAGCACAGACCTACCACTGAACATCGAGTGCTTCATGAATGACAAAGATGTTTCCGGAAAGATGAACAG GGCACAATTTGAAGAGCTCTGTGCTGACTTACTGCAGAAGATAGAAGTTCCCCTTTATTTGCTGATGGAACAAACTCAGCTCAAAGTAGAGGATGTGAGTGCTGTTGAGATAGTTGGAGGCACTACACGAATTCCAGCCGTGAAAGAAAAAATCGCCAAATTCTTTGGGAAAGATGTCAGCACAACGCTCAATGCGGATGAAGCAGTGGCCAGAGGGTGTGCGCTGCAG tgTGCAATCCTTTCCCCAGCATTTAAAGTTAGAGAATTTTCTGTCACTGATGCAGTTCCTTTCCCAATATCTCTGGTCTGGAGCCACGATTCAGAAGATGCTGAAGG TGTCCATGAAGTGTTCAGTAGAAACCACGCTGCTCCTTTCTCCAAAGTTCTCACGTTCTTAAGAAGTGGGCCTTTTGAGCTGGAAGCTTTGTATTCTGATCCTCAAGGAGTTCCATATCCAGAAGCAAAAATAG GCCGCTTCATTGTTCAGAATGTTTCAGCACAGAAGGATGGAGAAAAATCTCGCGTGAAAGTCAAAGTGCGAGTCAATACCCACGGCATTTTCACCATCTCTACGGCGTCTATGGTAGAGAAGGTCCCAGCCGAGGAGAACGAAGTGTCTTCTCTTGAAGCCGACATGGACTGCCAGAATCAGAGGCCACCAGAAAACCCAGATGCTGAG GCTAATGAGAAGAAAGTTGACCAACCTCCAGAAGCTAAAAAACCCAAAATAAAGGTGGTGAATGTTGAGTTGCCTATTGAAGCCAACTTGGTCTGGCAGTTAGGGAAAGACCTTCTGAACATGTATATTGAAACAGAG GGTAAGATGATAATGCAGGATAAATTGGAAAAGGAGAGAAACGACGCTAAGAATGCGGTGGAGGAGTATGTGTACGAGTTCAGAGACAAGCTGTGTGGACCGTACGAAAAGTTTATATGCGAACAG GATCATCAGAAGTTTTTGAGGCTGCTCACAGAGACTGAGAACTGGCTCTATGAGGAAGGGGAGGACCAGGCTAAGCAGGCGTATGTGGACAAGCTGGAAGAACTAACG AAAATCGGCACTCCAATTAAAGTTCGGTTTCAAGAAGCTGAAGAAAGGccgaaaatatttgaagaactaGGACAGAGGCTGCAGCACTATGCCAAGATAGCAGCTGACTTTAGAAATAAT GATGAGAAATACAACCATATTGATGAGTCTGAGATGAAAAAGGTTGAGAAGTCTGTTAATGAAGTGATGGAGTGGATGAATAATGTCATGAATGCCCAGGCTAAAAAGAGTCTTGATCAAGATCCCGTTGTGCGTGCTCAGGaaatcagagcaaaaataaag gAGTTGAATAACACTTGTGAACCTGTCGTAACACAACCCAAACCAAAAATCGAATCACCCAAACTGGAAAGAACTCCAAATGGCCCAAGTACTGATAAAAAGGAAGAGGACTTAGACGGCAAAAACAATTTCAGTGCTGAACCTCCACATCAGAATGGAGAATGTTACCCTAACGAGAAGAGTTCCATTAATATGGACTTGGACTAG
- the HSPH1 gene encoding heat shock protein 105 kDa isoform X1 encodes MSVVGLDVGSQSCYIAVARAGGIETIANEFSDRCTPSVISFGSKNRTIGVAAKNQQITHANNTVSNFKRFHGRAFNDPFIQKEKENLSYDLVPMKNGGVGIKVMYMDEEHLFSVEQITAMLLTKLKETAENNLKKPVTDCVISVPSFFTDAERRSVLDAAQIVGLNCLRLMNDMTAVALNYGIYKQDLPSLDEKPRIVVFVDMGHSAFQVSACAFNKGKLKVLGTAFDPFLGGKNFDAKLVEHFCAEFKTKYKLDAKSKIRALLRLYQECEKLKKLMSSNSTDLPLNIECFMNDKDVSGKMNRAQFEELCADLLQKIEVPLYLLMEQTQLKVEDVSAVEIVGGTTRIPAVKEKIAKFFGKDVSTTLNADEAVARGCALQCAILSPAFKVREFSVTDAVPFPISLVWSHDSEDAEGVHEVFSRNHAAPFSKVLTFLRSGPFELEALYSDPQGVPYPEAKIGRFIVQNVSAQKDGEKSRVKVKVRVNTHGIFTISTASMVEKVPAEENEVSSLEADMDCQNQRPPENPDAEKNIQQDNNEAGTQPQVQTDGHQTSQSPPSPELTSEENKIPDADKANEKKVDQPPEAKKPKIKVVNVELPIEANLVWQLGKDLLNMYIETEGKMIMQDKLEKERNDAKNAVEEYVYEFRDKLCGPYEKFICEQDHQKFLRLLTETENWLYEEGEDQAKQAYVDKLEELTKIGTPIKVRFQEAEERPKIFEELGQRLQHYAKIAADFRNNDEKYNHIDESEMKKVEKSVNEVMEWMNNVMNAQAKKSLDQDPVVRAQEIRAKIKELNNTCEPVVTQPKPKIESPKLERTPNGPSTDKKEEDLDGKNNFSAEPPHQNGECYPNEKSSINMDLD; translated from the exons ATGTCGGTGGTGGGGCTGGACGTGGGCTCGCAGAGCTGCTATATCGCGGTGGCCCGGGCAGGGGGCATCGAGACCATCGCCAACGAGTTCAGCGACCGGTGCACCCC atcagtcatatcatttggaTCAAAAAACAGAACGATTGGAGTTGCAGCCAAAAATCAG caaatcACTCACGCAAACAATACAGTGTCTAATTTTAAGAGGTTTCATGGCCGAGCATTCAATGACCCTTTCAttcaaaaggagaaggaaaacttAAGTTATGATCTGGTTCCAATGAAGAATGGTGGAGTTGGAATAAAG GTGATGTACATGGATGAAGAACATCTGTTCAGTGTGGAGCAGATCACAGCCATGCTGTTGACTAAGTTAAAAGAAACTGCTGAAAACAACCTCAAGAAGCCAGTAACAGATTGTGTTATTTCA GTCCCTTCTTTCTTCACAGATGCTGAGAGGCGATCTGTCTTAGATGCTGCACAGATTGTTGGCTTAAACTGCTTAAGACTCATGAATGACATGACAGCTG TTGCTTTGAATTATGGGATTTATAAGCAGGATCTCCCAAGCCTGGATGAGAAGCCTCGAATAGTGGTTTTTGTTGATATGGGGCATTCAGCTTTTCAAGTCTCTGCCTGTGCCTTTAACAAGGGAAAATTGAAG GTACTGGGAACAGCTTTTGATCCTTTCTTAGgaggaaaaaactttgatgcaaAGTTAGTGGAACATTTTTGTGCAGAATTTAAAACTAAGTACAAGTTGGATGCAAAATCCAAAATTCGAGCACTCCTTCGTCTGTATCAGGAgtgtgaaaaattgaaaaagctGATGAGCTCTAATAGCACAGACCTACCACTGAACATCGAGTGCTTCATGAATGACAAAGATGTTTCCGGAAAGATGAACAG GGCACAATTTGAAGAGCTCTGTGCTGACTTACTGCAGAAGATAGAAGTTCCCCTTTATTTGCTGATGGAACAAACTCAGCTCAAAGTAGAGGATGTGAGTGCTGTTGAGATAGTTGGAGGCACTACACGAATTCCAGCCGTGAAAGAAAAAATCGCCAAATTCTTTGGGAAAGATGTCAGCACAACGCTCAATGCGGATGAAGCAGTGGCCAGAGGGTGTGCGCTGCAG tgTGCAATCCTTTCCCCAGCATTTAAAGTTAGAGAATTTTCTGTCACTGATGCAGTTCCTTTCCCAATATCTCTGGTCTGGAGCCACGATTCAGAAGATGCTGAAGG TGTCCATGAAGTGTTCAGTAGAAACCACGCTGCTCCTTTCTCCAAAGTTCTCACGTTCTTAAGAAGTGGGCCTTTTGAGCTGGAAGCTTTGTATTCTGATCCTCAAGGAGTTCCATATCCAGAAGCAAAAATAG GCCGCTTCATTGTTCAGAATGTTTCAGCACAGAAGGATGGAGAAAAATCTCGCGTGAAAGTCAAAGTGCGAGTCAATACCCACGGCATTTTCACCATCTCTACGGCGTCTATGGTAGAGAAGGTCCCAGCCGAGGAGAACGAAGTGTCTTCTCTTGAAGCCGACATGGACTGCCAGAATCAGAGGCCACCAGAAAACCCAGATGCTGAG aaaaatatccagCAAGACAACAATGAAGCTGGAACACAGCCCCAGGTACAAACTGATGGTCATCAAACCTCACAGTCTCCCCCTTCACCTGAACTTacctcagaagaaaacaaaatcccaGATGCTGACAAA GCTAATGAGAAGAAAGTTGACCAACCTCCAGAAGCTAAAAAACCCAAAATAAAGGTGGTGAATGTTGAGTTGCCTATTGAAGCCAACTTGGTCTGGCAGTTAGGGAAAGACCTTCTGAACATGTATATTGAAACAGAG GGTAAGATGATAATGCAGGATAAATTGGAAAAGGAGAGAAACGACGCTAAGAATGCGGTGGAGGAGTATGTGTACGAGTTCAGAGACAAGCTGTGTGGACCGTACGAAAAGTTTATATGCGAACAG GATCATCAGAAGTTTTTGAGGCTGCTCACAGAGACTGAGAACTGGCTCTATGAGGAAGGGGAGGACCAGGCTAAGCAGGCGTATGTGGACAAGCTGGAAGAACTAACG AAAATCGGCACTCCAATTAAAGTTCGGTTTCAAGAAGCTGAAGAAAGGccgaaaatatttgaagaactaGGACAGAGGCTGCAGCACTATGCCAAGATAGCAGCTGACTTTAGAAATAAT GATGAGAAATACAACCATATTGATGAGTCTGAGATGAAAAAGGTTGAGAAGTCTGTTAATGAAGTGATGGAGTGGATGAATAATGTCATGAATGCCCAGGCTAAAAAGAGTCTTGATCAAGATCCCGTTGTGCGTGCTCAGGaaatcagagcaaaaataaag gAGTTGAATAACACTTGTGAACCTGTCGTAACACAACCCAAACCAAAAATCGAATCACCCAAACTGGAAAGAACTCCAAATGGCCCAAGTACTGATAAAAAGGAAGAGGACTTAGACGGCAAAAACAATTTCAGTGCTGAACCTCCACATCAGAATGGAGAATGTTACCCTAACGAGAAGAGTTCCATTAATATGGACTTGGACTAG